From the Gouania willdenowi chromosome 19, fGouWil2.1, whole genome shotgun sequence genome, one window contains:
- the LOC114481739 gene encoding zinc finger protein 281-like, which produces MSIVQDKIGNEFLRNGSMDPNFAPGMLMFSHLPPVTSFTRLTSQSVMGELPQEMILKKERDSPPEHQGAAANTGGFLHSMGIKQERLNELDYRMPLYGAGGGVGVNCGGPGAGKSGTDMTDMSSFGNQHQNHQNMLLHDLSISNVRSLGDPIPGRPGKEPKDPSGRRGRRSNGDGQGGKARRKRNDAAKAMMLDPDGACLSPNSKPHICEHCNAAFRSSYHLRRHVLIHTGERPFRCSQCNMSFIQKYLLQRHEKIHSGEKPFSCDQCNMRFIQKYHMERHKRTHSGEKPYRCDTCQQFFSRTDRLLKHKRTCGEAIKKGLDPSMLELSEAELGQGSYSLSQGNNNTSGRKRAKSKNGEGGERRRKKNASAAAASSSGGMAGDLLDFNMDHPSSSDPNMQGRTPKLVFKKAGRKGLDKGLLSLDDGADGQKLLDQKPGGMDHVEVSGLDNMALLQGPGGNKPGPATTSNYDDAMQFVKKRRYLHAVNNDYGASSLHMAPQGSSVIQGSLGPEPTLAMLDTSPLDLKHDKSGIPEEVLQSLLDHYSHKPEGSHHHDVTFDLSDHPHHVDLQPAAPVTPELDDDSPNGGDKTTVMHEYSKYLLQALERTSHTSPFPSLGPSGPFTLLSSSSSPTGPIFSDKHVYATSPLDCGYPPAVSSPLPIAAPSSTSSSSSSKSHYGMLVGSPSTAGYHLSLESTSHQQLTPSQELTEQLEKQHSPGAFNLPPQDLTAQVEAAKGQQAKAGGGTAPTNGSTYPDLSPLNPPKETTYQIENFAQAFGSQFKSGRRTPLSYGSDPGSEVDHRIRTPVSEFSGYTSLLADVSEPVSTGSKTPTSQSFR; this is translated from the exons ATGAGTATTGTCCAAGACAAAATAGGCAATGAGTTTTTGCGCAACGGTAGCATGGACCCCAACTTTGCACCAGGCATGCTTATGTTCAGCCACCTTCCTCCAGTCACCAGCTTCACACGGCTCACCTCCCAGTCAGTTATGGGCGAGCTCCCCCAGGAGATGATATTGAAGAAAGAGCGTGACTCACCCCCTGAACATCAGGGTGCTGCTGCCAACACGGGGGGCTTCCTTCACAGCATGGGCATCAAGCAGGAGAGACTGAACGAGCTGGACTACAGGATGCCCCTCTATGGTGCTGGTGGAGGAGTGGGAGTGAACTGTGGTGGGCCGGGTGCAGGGAAAAGTGGCACGGACATGACGGACATGTCTTCTTTCGGGAACCAACACCAAAATCACCAGAACATGCTCCTGCATGACCTCAGCATCAGCAACGTGCGGTCTCTGGGAGACCCG ATTCCCGGAAGACCAGGAAAAGAGCCAAAAGACCCCTCAGGCAGAAGAGGGAGAAGGAGCAACGGGGACGGGCAGGGGGGCAAAGCACGAAGGAAACGCAACGATGCTGCAAag GCCATGATGTTGGATCCAGATGGAGCCTGTCTGTCTCCTAACTCTAAGCCACATATCTGTGAGCATTGTAACGCAGCGTTCCGCAGCTCCTACCACCTTCGAAGACACGTGCTCATCCACACAG GTGAGAGGCCTTTCCGGTGCAGTCAGTGTAACATGAGCTTCATCCAGAAATACCTGCTGCAGCGGCACGAGAAAATCCACAGTG GGGAGAAGCCTTTCAGCTGTGACCAGTGTAACATGCGCTTTATCCAGAAGTACCACATGGAGCGGCACAAAAGGACGCACAGCGGCGAGAAGCCATATCGCTGCGATACCTGCCAACAG TTTTTCTCAAGAACAGACCGGTTACTGAAGCACAAACGCACGTGTGGAGAAGCCATAAAGAAGGGCCTAGACCCGAGCATGCTGGAGCTCAGTGAGGCAGAGCTAGGCCAGGGCAGCTATTCACTCTCTCAGGGAAACAACAACACCTCCGGGCGTAAGAGGGCCAAGTCCAAAAACGGCGAGGGTGGTGAACGCAGGAGGAAGAAGAACGCCTCAGCAGCAGCGGCGTCGTCCTCTGGTGGAATGGCTGGTGACCTCCTGGACTTCAACATGGACCACCCGTCAAGCTCTGACCCCAACATGCAGGGACGCACCCCTAAGCTCGTGTTTAAAAAGGCAGGCCGTAAAGGACTGGACAAGGGCCTCCTCTCTCTGGACGATGGTGCAGACGGACAGAAACTATTGGATCAGAAACCTGGGGGCATGGATCATGTTGAGGTCTCTGGTCTTGATAACATGGCTCTGCTTCAGGGGCCAGGGGGCAACAAGCCGGGGCCCGCCACCACCAGCAACTACGATGATGCAATGCAGTTTGTGAAAAAGCGGCGCTACCTTCATGCTGTCAACAATGACTATGGAGCTAGCTCGCTCCACATGGCCCCACAGGGCAGCAGCGTGATCCAGGGGTCACTGGGTCCAGAGCCCACACTGGCCATGTTGGACACCTCGCCGCTGGATCTCAAACACGACAAGTCGGGCATTCCAGAGGAGGTCCTGCAGAGCCTGCTGGACCACTACAGCCATAAACCAGAGGGTTCGCACCACCACGATGTGACTTTTGACCTGTCGGACCACCCGCACCACGTGGACCTTCAGCCCGCTGCCCCCGTCACTCCAGAGCTGGATGACGACTCGCCAAACGGTGGCGACAAAACGACAGTGATGCACGAGTACTCCAAGTACCTCCTGCAGGCCCTAGAACGCACCAGCCACACCAGCCCCTTCCCCAGCTTGGGCCCCAGTGGGCCCTTCACCCTCCTGTCCAGCAGCTCCAGTCCCACGGGCCCCATTTTCTCTGACAAGCACGTGTACGCCACCTCCCCACTGGACTGTGGCTACCCACCCGCCGTCTCCTCCCCGCTGCCCATCGCTGCGCCTTCATCaacctcctcctcatcctcctccaaGTCCCACTATGGTATGCTGGTTGGCTCCCCCTCCACGGCCGGATACCACCTCAGCCTAGAGTCCACGAGCCACCAGCAGCTGACGCCGTCTCAGGAGCTGACGGAACAGTTGGAGAAGCAGCACTCGCCCGGCGCATTTAACCTACCTCCCCAAGACCTCACGGCTCAGGTGGAGGCTGCTAAAGGGCAGCAGGCCAAGGCTGGGGGGGGCACCGCACCCACCAATGGCTCCACCTACCCAGACCTGTCCCCACTGAACCCACCTAAGGAAACCACGTACCAGATAGAGAACTTTGCCCAAGCCTTTGGCTCCCAGTTCAAGTCAGGTCGGCGAACCCCTCTGAGCTACGGCAGCGACCCCGGGTCAGAGGTCGACCACAGAATACGGACTCCAGTGTCAGAATTCTCAGGGTATACCAGTTTGTTAGCTGACGTCAGTGAGCCGGTGAGTACAGGATCCAAAACCCCGACAAGCCAAAGTTTCAGATAA
- the tex2l gene encoding testis-expressed protein 2 isoform X1, whose amino-acid sequence MAERGKQEESGAKDNGSRPLQEYRSRSPVGASSLGSKRHLSRGIVIQLTGTEGEWNSLDDSELIFSLDHDEDYPSISLSTERHISLEEDGQQSKSFHVPLSPSSPGSLGNCSTVSPSFLSPGSSSPTPCPLASLVKSLSTELELKDGSTLRPRPFLTLVKSISTDVSHSEPEVSQSKSDSRLNLHLWKQLTHQKTRSNGDSRTAPPSPSSHSPSGESLKGGFFKMELEDTKRKLSEAMQEPLSNMFSKIMREESGGSPKHQCRTLGCQQTSSRGLGRESSTDTVLSDSPVRNSKKTGADALPVFEWPSVRDYGRHSSTACPVHHRRKHHRNEEQHVCADGDVTQVLVTETSTQTRKWPGFQTTSGSLLSKRSVPQPPHPLPQMSLFCVAVLTYGYFILPLSPYLSGLALGLALGYLLGMLLIRMGSSTTKCPTSFYKPQMMLGEEILTGVAVSSEPEVLKGWMNEIQDYDPETCHPALTHSVYATLEGSCLRLDTPRTNISRRATYDERVYETTFVKSRCFQLTKSKVFLLPSALARKRIWNPKYPICIQLSNGEISQKEEVIIPEVNYEEATDAKPASSSQRPQDLLSTLYLFGRTGREKEEWFRHFLFASMDKETDREKRHKPARCGSRSGEQAQRVTSQVSNPNSRGSSRIGSSEEDAPTTLQFSCISAAPSGNNKCCSLPDYHSYMATCVLAAEESTPLSSPGVSSTEESPTLKDHCTCDQALHTGKSQTSWTNALIGRIFWDFLQEKYWADAVSQKIQKKLSKIKLPYFMNELTLNELDMGSSMPQITATSRPEVNHRVCVALPLIGLWVELQLVYTGKLQMTLQTKFNLSKLGKDGGQDAVHHVTDTGSTRCRPVLSVLADSDEESSSAGSSDDEDQLLSDLQGAVGEKGPATATEGAAGAKTGRKILRFVDKIAKSKYFQKAAENEFIKKKFEEMSNTPLLLTVEVQELSGILVVNIPPPPTDRIWYSFCVPPKLDLHVRPKLGEREVTFCHVTEWIEKKLQDEFQKVFVLPNMDDIYLPLMHSAVDSPQASESQRSQSSSTESIERIALEISGAESD is encoded by the exons ATGGCAGAGAGAGGCAAACAAGAGGAAAGTGGAGCCAAGGATAATGGAAGTCGACCTTTGCAGGAATACCGTTCTCGTTCCCCAGTGGGCGCCTCCAGCCTGGGGTCAAAGAGGCATCTATCTAGAGGGATTGTGATCCAGCTGACGGGGACGGAAGGAGAATGGAACAGCCTTGATGACAGTGAGCTCATCTTCTCCCTTGACCACGATGAAGACTACCCATCCATATCACTCTCTACAGAGAGACATATTTCTCTAGAGGAGGATGGACAACAATCCAAAAGCTTCCATGTCCCTCTTTCGCCCTCATCCCCAGGATCATTGGGAAACTGTTCCACTGTCAGCCCGAGTTTCCTCTCCCCCGGCTCGTCTTCGCCCACTCCCTGTCCCCTAGCCAGCCTGGTAAAGTCCCTCTCCACTGAGCTGGAGCTAAAAGACGGTTCCACTCTCAGACCCAGGCCATTTCTAACACTTGTCAAATCTATATCTACAGATGTGTCCCACTCAGAACCTGAGGTGTCCCAATCAAAATCTGATTCACGCCTTAATCTACATCTGTGGAAGCAGTTGACCCATCAAAAAACAAGGAGCAATGGAGATTCTAGAACAGCACCACCCTCTCCGAGTTCTCACTCCCCCAGTGGAGAAAGTCTCAAAGGGGGTTTCTTTAAAATGGAACTGGAAGACACAAAGCGGAAGCTCTCTGAGGCTATGCAAGAACCTTTGAGCAACATGTTCAGTAAGATCATGAGAGAAGAAAGTGGAGGTAGCCCCAAACACCAGTGCAGAACTCTAGGATGTCAGCAAACCAGCTCAAGGGGTTTGGGGCGTGAAAGTAGCACAGATACAGTTCTTTCAGACTCTCCTGTTAGAAACTCTAAAAAAACAGGTGCAGACGCTTTGCCTGTGTTTGAATGGCCTTCTGTAAGAGACTATGGGAGACATTCTAGCACTGCCTGCCCCGTGCATCATCGCAGGAAACATCACAGGAACGAAGAGCAGCATGTGTGCGCAGATGGTGATGTGACGCAAGTGTTAGTGACCGAGACAAGCACACAGACGAGGAAGTGGCCAGGTTTTCAGACTACCTCAGGTTCCCTGCTTAGTAAGCGCTCTGTTCCTCAGCCCCCTCACCCTCTGCCTCAGATGAGTTTATTCTGTGTGGCAGTTCTGACCTATGGATACTTCATCCTACCTCTCAGTCCATATCTCTCTGGCCTGGCTCTGGGTTTAGCCCTGGGATACCTGCTTGGAATGCTGCTCATTCGGATGGGTTCTTCCACGACAAAGTGCCCAACATCCTTTTACAAACCACAGATGATGTTGGGGGAGGAGATTTTAACCGGTGTTGCTGTCAGCAGCGAGCCTGAAGTCCTCAAG GGCTGGATGAATGAAATACAGGATTATGACCCAGAGACGTGCCACCCGGCTTTGACACACTCTGTGTACGCCACCCTGGAGGGATCCTGCCTACGTCTGGACACTCCGAGAACCAACATCAGCCGCAGGGCCACGTATGACGAGCGAGTCTACGAGACTACCTTTGTCAAGTCACGCTGCTTTCAACTCACAAAGAGTAAA GTGTTCCTGCTTCCATCTGCATTAGCACGAAAGAGAATATGGAATCCAAAATATCCGATTTGCATTCAACTATCCAATGGAGAAATATCCCAGAAAGAAGAAGTTATTATTCCGGAGGTGAACTATGAAGAGGCCACAGATGCTAAACCTGCAAGTTCTTCACAACGCCCTCAAGACCTTCTCTCCACACTTTACCTGTTTGGACGCACAGGGCGAGAGAAAGAGGAGTGGTTTCGTCATTTCCTTTTTGCATCCATGGACAAAGAGACAGACAGGGAGAAAAGACACAAGCCAGCCAGATGTGGGTCCAGATCAG GTGAACAAGCACAGAGAGTTACGTCCCAGGTTAGTAACCCAAACAGTCGAGGCTCCAGTAGAATTGGCAGCAGTGAAGAAGACGCCCCCACTACACTCCAGTTCTCCTGCATCTCTGCGGCTCCGTCAGGGAACAACAAGTGCTGTTCTCTCCCTGATTATCACAGCTACATGGCTACATGTGTGCTGGCAGCAGAGGAGTCAACCCCATTGTCCAGTCCTGGAGTGAGTAGCACAGAGGAAAGCCCTACTCTTAAGGATCAT TGTACCTGTGATCAAGCACTGCACACTGGAAAAAGCCAAACATCGTGGACGAATGCTTTAATTGGTCGAATATTCTGGGATTTTCTACAAGAAAAGTACTGGGCGGATGCCGTCTCTCAAAAGATTCAAAAGAAACTGAGCAAAATCAAA CTGCCGTACTTTATGAATGAACTGACTCTCAACGAATTGGATATGGGCTCCTCAATGCCACAGATCACAGCCACATCCAGGCCAGAGGTGAACCACAGAG TGTGTGTTGCATTGCCCCTTATAGGCCTATGGGTGGAGCTACAACTGGTCTACACAGGTAAACTACAGATGACTCTGCAGACCAAGTTCAACCTGTCCAAACTGGGTAAAGATGGTGGTCAGGATGCAGTGCACCATGTGACTGACACTGGCAGCACACG TTGCAGGCCAGTGCTCAGTGTGTTGGCAGACAGTGATGAGGAGTCATCCAGTGCTGGATCATCTGATGATGAGGACCAGCTCCTGTCAGACCTTCAGGGTGCGGTGGGCGAGAAAGGACCCGCAACAGCAACTGAAGG GGCAGCGGGTGCAAAGACTGGAAGAAAGATCCTAAGATTTGTGGATAAAATCGCAAAATCCAAGTATTTTCAGAAAGCCGCGGAGAACGAGTTCATCAAGAAGAAGTTTGAGGAGATGTCCAACACCCCACTGCTTCTCACAGTAGAGGTTCAAGAGCTGTCAGGGATCTTAGTCGTCAACATTCCACCGCCCCCTACTGACCGAATATG GTACAGCTTCTGCGTTCCACCCAAACTTGATTTGCATGTTCGTCCCAAACTGGGAGAGAGGGAAGTCACTTTCTGCCATGTGACGGAATGGATCGAAAAGAAGCTGCAGGATGAGTTTCAG AAAGTGTTTGTGCTCCCAAACATGGATGATATCTACTTGCCTCTGATGCACTCTGCAGTGGACAGTCCTCAGGCCTCTGAGTCCCAGAGATCTCAAAGCTCCTCCACCGAGTCCATCGAGAGGATCGCACTGGAAATATCTGGAGCCGAATCAGATTAG
- the tex2l gene encoding testis-expressed protein 2 isoform X2, whose product MAERGKQEESGAKDNGSRPLQEYRSRSPVGASSLGSKRHLSRGIVIQLTGTEGEWNSLDDSELIFSLDHDEDYPSISLSTERHISLEEDGQQSKSFHVPLSPSSPGSLGNCSTVSPSFLSPGSSSPTPCPLASLVKSLSTELELKDGSTLRPRPFLTLVKSISTDVSHSEPEVSQSKSDSRLNLHLWKQLTHQKTRSNGDSRTAPPSPSSHSPSGESLKGGFFKMELEDTKRKLSEAMQEPLSNMFSKIMREESGGSPKHQCRTLGCQQTSSRGLGRESSTDTVLSDSPVRNSKKTGADALPVFEWPSVRDYGRHSSTACPVHHRRKHHRNEEQHVCADGDVTQVLVTETSTQTRKWPGFQTTSGSLLSKRSVPQPPHPLPQMSLFCVAVLTYGYFILPLSPYLSGLALGLALGYLLGMLLIRMGSSTTKCPTSFYKPQMMLGEEILTGVAVSSEPEVLKGWMNEIQDYDPETCHPALTHSVYATLEGSCLRLDTPRTNISRRATYDERVYETTFVKSRCFQLTKSKVFLLPSALARKRIWNPKYPICIQLSNGEISQKEEVIIPEVNYEEATDAKPASSSQRPQDLLSTLYLFGRTGREKEEWFRHFLFASMDKETDREKRHKPARCGSRSGEQAQRVTSQVSNPNSRGSSRIGSSEEDAPTTLQFSCISAAPSGNNKCCSLPDYHSYMATCVLAAEESTPLSSPGVSSTEESPTLKDHCTCDQALHTGKSQTSWTNALIGRIFWDFLQEKYWADAVSQKIQKKLSKIKLPYFMNELTLNELDMGSSMPQITATSRPEVNHRGLWVELQLVYTGKLQMTLQTKFNLSKLGKDGGQDAVHHVTDTGSTRCRPVLSVLADSDEESSSAGSSDDEDQLLSDLQGAVGEKGPATATEGAAGAKTGRKILRFVDKIAKSKYFQKAAENEFIKKKFEEMSNTPLLLTVEVQELSGILVVNIPPPPTDRIWYSFCVPPKLDLHVRPKLGEREVTFCHVTEWIEKKLQDEFQKVFVLPNMDDIYLPLMHSAVDSPQASESQRSQSSSTESIERIALEISGAESD is encoded by the exons ATGGCAGAGAGAGGCAAACAAGAGGAAAGTGGAGCCAAGGATAATGGAAGTCGACCTTTGCAGGAATACCGTTCTCGTTCCCCAGTGGGCGCCTCCAGCCTGGGGTCAAAGAGGCATCTATCTAGAGGGATTGTGATCCAGCTGACGGGGACGGAAGGAGAATGGAACAGCCTTGATGACAGTGAGCTCATCTTCTCCCTTGACCACGATGAAGACTACCCATCCATATCACTCTCTACAGAGAGACATATTTCTCTAGAGGAGGATGGACAACAATCCAAAAGCTTCCATGTCCCTCTTTCGCCCTCATCCCCAGGATCATTGGGAAACTGTTCCACTGTCAGCCCGAGTTTCCTCTCCCCCGGCTCGTCTTCGCCCACTCCCTGTCCCCTAGCCAGCCTGGTAAAGTCCCTCTCCACTGAGCTGGAGCTAAAAGACGGTTCCACTCTCAGACCCAGGCCATTTCTAACACTTGTCAAATCTATATCTACAGATGTGTCCCACTCAGAACCTGAGGTGTCCCAATCAAAATCTGATTCACGCCTTAATCTACATCTGTGGAAGCAGTTGACCCATCAAAAAACAAGGAGCAATGGAGATTCTAGAACAGCACCACCCTCTCCGAGTTCTCACTCCCCCAGTGGAGAAAGTCTCAAAGGGGGTTTCTTTAAAATGGAACTGGAAGACACAAAGCGGAAGCTCTCTGAGGCTATGCAAGAACCTTTGAGCAACATGTTCAGTAAGATCATGAGAGAAGAAAGTGGAGGTAGCCCCAAACACCAGTGCAGAACTCTAGGATGTCAGCAAACCAGCTCAAGGGGTTTGGGGCGTGAAAGTAGCACAGATACAGTTCTTTCAGACTCTCCTGTTAGAAACTCTAAAAAAACAGGTGCAGACGCTTTGCCTGTGTTTGAATGGCCTTCTGTAAGAGACTATGGGAGACATTCTAGCACTGCCTGCCCCGTGCATCATCGCAGGAAACATCACAGGAACGAAGAGCAGCATGTGTGCGCAGATGGTGATGTGACGCAAGTGTTAGTGACCGAGACAAGCACACAGACGAGGAAGTGGCCAGGTTTTCAGACTACCTCAGGTTCCCTGCTTAGTAAGCGCTCTGTTCCTCAGCCCCCTCACCCTCTGCCTCAGATGAGTTTATTCTGTGTGGCAGTTCTGACCTATGGATACTTCATCCTACCTCTCAGTCCATATCTCTCTGGCCTGGCTCTGGGTTTAGCCCTGGGATACCTGCTTGGAATGCTGCTCATTCGGATGGGTTCTTCCACGACAAAGTGCCCAACATCCTTTTACAAACCACAGATGATGTTGGGGGAGGAGATTTTAACCGGTGTTGCTGTCAGCAGCGAGCCTGAAGTCCTCAAG GGCTGGATGAATGAAATACAGGATTATGACCCAGAGACGTGCCACCCGGCTTTGACACACTCTGTGTACGCCACCCTGGAGGGATCCTGCCTACGTCTGGACACTCCGAGAACCAACATCAGCCGCAGGGCCACGTATGACGAGCGAGTCTACGAGACTACCTTTGTCAAGTCACGCTGCTTTCAACTCACAAAGAGTAAA GTGTTCCTGCTTCCATCTGCATTAGCACGAAAGAGAATATGGAATCCAAAATATCCGATTTGCATTCAACTATCCAATGGAGAAATATCCCAGAAAGAAGAAGTTATTATTCCGGAGGTGAACTATGAAGAGGCCACAGATGCTAAACCTGCAAGTTCTTCACAACGCCCTCAAGACCTTCTCTCCACACTTTACCTGTTTGGACGCACAGGGCGAGAGAAAGAGGAGTGGTTTCGTCATTTCCTTTTTGCATCCATGGACAAAGAGACAGACAGGGAGAAAAGACACAAGCCAGCCAGATGTGGGTCCAGATCAG GTGAACAAGCACAGAGAGTTACGTCCCAGGTTAGTAACCCAAACAGTCGAGGCTCCAGTAGAATTGGCAGCAGTGAAGAAGACGCCCCCACTACACTCCAGTTCTCCTGCATCTCTGCGGCTCCGTCAGGGAACAACAAGTGCTGTTCTCTCCCTGATTATCACAGCTACATGGCTACATGTGTGCTGGCAGCAGAGGAGTCAACCCCATTGTCCAGTCCTGGAGTGAGTAGCACAGAGGAAAGCCCTACTCTTAAGGATCAT TGTACCTGTGATCAAGCACTGCACACTGGAAAAAGCCAAACATCGTGGACGAATGCTTTAATTGGTCGAATATTCTGGGATTTTCTACAAGAAAAGTACTGGGCGGATGCCGTCTCTCAAAAGATTCAAAAGAAACTGAGCAAAATCAAA CTGCCGTACTTTATGAATGAACTGACTCTCAACGAATTGGATATGGGCTCCTCAATGCCACAGATCACAGCCACATCCAGGCCAGAGGTGAACCACAGAG GCCTATGGGTGGAGCTACAACTGGTCTACACAGGTAAACTACAGATGACTCTGCAGACCAAGTTCAACCTGTCCAAACTGGGTAAAGATGGTGGTCAGGATGCAGTGCACCATGTGACTGACACTGGCAGCACACG TTGCAGGCCAGTGCTCAGTGTGTTGGCAGACAGTGATGAGGAGTCATCCAGTGCTGGATCATCTGATGATGAGGACCAGCTCCTGTCAGACCTTCAGGGTGCGGTGGGCGAGAAAGGACCCGCAACAGCAACTGAAGG GGCAGCGGGTGCAAAGACTGGAAGAAAGATCCTAAGATTTGTGGATAAAATCGCAAAATCCAAGTATTTTCAGAAAGCCGCGGAGAACGAGTTCATCAAGAAGAAGTTTGAGGAGATGTCCAACACCCCACTGCTTCTCACAGTAGAGGTTCAAGAGCTGTCAGGGATCTTAGTCGTCAACATTCCACCGCCCCCTACTGACCGAATATG GTACAGCTTCTGCGTTCCACCCAAACTTGATTTGCATGTTCGTCCCAAACTGGGAGAGAGGGAAGTCACTTTCTGCCATGTGACGGAATGGATCGAAAAGAAGCTGCAGGATGAGTTTCAG AAAGTGTTTGTGCTCCCAAACATGGATGATATCTACTTGCCTCTGATGCACTCTGCAGTGGACAGTCCTCAGGCCTCTGAGTCCCAGAGATCTCAAAGCTCCTCCACCGAGTCCATCGAGAGGATCGCACTGGAAATATCTGGAGCCGAATCAGATTAG
- the neurl2 gene encoding neuralized-like protein 2, producing the protein MEPCDDQFLEFHPIHGTNVRLNPSGTQATRVESFANGVCFSKEPLKPGEIFLIEIEDKELGWCGHLRMGLTARDPMSLEVVPEYSIPDLTDLGDSWVFAITRNHNKVLEEEEAPALEDGQAGGRRLGRGEAEDEARVPQEDEGRGNNTKPKTFFTDTHLYIENFRIPRDKLVGRSRPGRYSHILDDLYKSNTLPPTARRSRIGVLYVPRSQHLADMHIVINGEDMGASAKGIPTLQPLYAVVDVFAATKCVRIVQVEYGFSSLQTLCRKAIQKHIVHRMAIDWLELPEALKHYCKYE; encoded by the exons ATGGAACCTTGTGATGACCAGTTTTTGGAGTTCCACCCTATACATGGTACCAACGTAAGACTGAACCCTTCTGGAACACAAGCCACGAGAGTGGAGAGCTTCGCCAATGGTGTTTGTTTTAGCAAAGAACCCTTGAAGCCCGGGGAGATTTTTCTCATCGAGATTGAGGATAAAGAACTGGGCTGGTGTGGCCACCTCAGGATGGGTCTGACTGCCAGAGACCCAATGAGCTTGGAGGTAGTACCTGAATACTCCATCCCAGACCTAACAGATTTAGGAGACAGTTGGGTATTTGCCATCACTCGCAACCATAACAAGGTCTTAGAGGAAGAGGAGGCCCCGGCTCTTGAGGATGGCCAAGCAGGAGGAAGAAGGCTTGGTCGTGGAGAGGCAGAAGATGAAGCTCGGGTACCTCAAGAAGATGAAGGCAGAGGTAACAACACAAAGCCAAAGACTTTTTTTACAGACACTCACCTGTACATAGAGAATTTTCGAATCCCAAGGGACAAACTTGTTGGTCGAAGCCGGCCTGGACGGTACAGCCACATTTTGGATGACTTGTACAAGAGCAATACTTTGCCTCCCACAGCGAGGCGCAGCAGGATAGGGGTACTGTATGTGCCAAGGAGCCAACATCTGGCTGACATGCACATTGTTATCAATGGTGAGGATATGGGAGCTTCTGCAAAGGGAATCCCAACGCTCCAGCCTCTTTATGCTGTCGTCGATGTTTTTGCTGCTACCAAGTGTGTTCGGATTGTCCAGGTGGAGTATGGAT TTTCGTCCTTGCAGACATTGTGTAGGAAGGCCATCCAGAAGCACATTGTCCACAGGATGGCAATTGATTGGTTGGAGCTGCCAGAAGCTCTCAagcactactgcaaatatgaatGA